The Streptomyces sp. A2-16 sequence CTCCAGCTGTCCCACCTGCTCCGGGGTGAGTCGGTCGAAGAGCGCGGACCGGACCGTCTCCACATGGCCCGGCGCCGCCCGCTCCAGCACCGCCATGCCCTCGTCCGTGAGGACCGCGACACTGCCGCGCTTGTCCCACTGGCAGCTCTCGCGCCGCACCAGCCCGTCCTTCTCCAGCCGGGCGACGGCGTACGTGAGCCGGGGCCGGGTGATCTTCAGCCCCTCGGCGAGATCGGTCATCCGCAGCCGCCGCTCCGGGGTCTCGGAGAGGTTGGCCAGGATGGAGTAGTACACATGGGGCATGCCGGCCTCCTGCTGGAGCTGCCGGTCGATGGTGTCCTCCAGGAGGAGCGAGGCGGCGATGTAGGCACGCCAGGCTCGCTGCTCGTCGGGGCTGAGCCAGCGGGTCGTCATGCCCCCAGTGTAGGTTTGCTTCAAACTTG is a genomic window containing:
- a CDS encoding MarR family transcriptional regulator, which encodes MTTRWLSPDEQRAWRAYIAASLLLEDTIDRQLQQEAGMPHVYYSILANLSETPERRLRMTDLAEGLKITRPRLTYAVARLEKDGLVRRESCQWDKRGSVAVLTDEGMAVLERAAPGHVETVRSALFDRLTPEQVGQLEEIFTSITEGLQGDEGASEEVPWRRRSSSSCS